In Natronococcus occultus SP4, the following proteins share a genomic window:
- a CDS encoding dihydrolipoyl dehydrogenase family protein: protein MVHVAIVGAYGSAGVAVADGLLERSAELSELELTLIDDGDPGGGLCILRGCMPSKEVLSAADHRFRARHDDRLEGVPEVDPEAVVARKDDHISGFAEHRRGHVHELADRENVELIREPARFVDDRVLEVDGRRIEPDYVVVATGSTLDVPDLSGIDEVDFSGSADVLDATTFPDSGIVMGFGYIGLELAPYLSEVGGVDLTVIEHDDHPLDEFEPEYGETILELYREQFGIEVLTNTDEKRLERTNDGGVRLYADREGEQRVLEANHLYCFTGRRPSLDGLALENTRLEPVEGWVEPTMQASADDRVFVVGDANGREPILHVAKEQGFAAAQNVVNHVRNVECEPYANVPHHVIFSGLGTYPFARIGHTPETAAETEMETIVVTREASDDGVFKTKGHPEGRATLIVDADGGTVLGFQGLHLHADVMAKTMQVLVEMKVDVREVPKRAYHPTTPEILDGLLREACEELGEEQDCVDDTDARDLAL from the coding sequence ATGGTTCACGTCGCGATCGTCGGAGCGTACGGGAGTGCGGGCGTCGCCGTCGCCGACGGGTTGCTCGAACGGAGCGCGGAACTGTCCGAACTGGAACTGACGCTGATCGACGACGGCGATCCCGGCGGGGGGCTCTGTATCCTTCGTGGCTGTATGCCCTCGAAGGAGGTCCTCTCGGCGGCCGACCACCGGTTCCGGGCGCGCCACGACGACCGCCTCGAGGGCGTCCCCGAGGTCGATCCCGAGGCCGTCGTCGCCCGCAAGGACGACCATATCTCCGGGTTCGCCGAGCACCGCCGCGGGCACGTTCACGAGCTCGCCGACCGCGAGAACGTCGAGCTCATCCGGGAGCCCGCACGGTTCGTCGACGACCGTGTCCTCGAGGTCGACGGCCGACGGATCGAGCCCGACTACGTCGTCGTCGCAACGGGGTCGACGCTGGACGTCCCCGACCTCTCGGGGATCGACGAGGTCGACTTTTCGGGGAGCGCCGACGTCCTCGACGCGACGACGTTTCCGGACTCGGGAATCGTGATGGGGTTTGGCTACATCGGCCTCGAACTCGCCCCCTACCTCAGCGAGGTCGGCGGGGTCGATCTCACGGTGATCGAACACGACGACCACCCCCTCGACGAGTTTGAGCCCGAGTACGGCGAGACGATCCTCGAGCTCTACCGCGAGCAGTTCGGCATCGAGGTCCTGACCAACACCGACGAGAAGCGACTCGAGCGGACGAACGACGGTGGGGTCAGGCTGTACGCCGACCGGGAGGGCGAGCAGCGCGTCCTCGAGGCCAACCATCTCTACTGCTTTACCGGTCGGCGGCCGAGCCTCGACGGCCTCGCCCTCGAGAACACCCGTCTCGAGCCCGTCGAGGGGTGGGTCGAGCCGACGATGCAGGCAAGCGCCGACGATCGGGTCTTCGTCGTCGGCGACGCGAACGGTCGCGAGCCGATCCTCCACGTCGCCAAGGAGCAGGGCTTTGCAGCCGCCCAGAACGTGGTCAACCACGTTCGCAACGTGGAGTGCGAGCCGTACGCGAACGTTCCCCACCACGTGATCTTCTCGGGACTGGGAACGTACCCGTTCGCCCGCATCGGCCACACGCCCGAGACGGCAGCCGAGACGGAGATGGAGACGATCGTCGTCACCCGCGAGGCCAGCGACGACGGCGTGTTCAAGACGAAGGGCCACCCCGAAGGGCGAGCGACGCTGATCGTCGACGCCGACGGCGGGACGGTGTTGGGGTTCCAGGGACTGCATCTCCACGCCGACGTGATGGCCAAGACGATGCAGGTACTCGTCGAGATGAAAGTCGACGTCCGCGAGGTACCCAAACGGGCCTACCACCCAACGACGCCCGAGATTCTGGACGGACTGCTCCGGGAGGCCTGCGAGGAACTCGGCGAGGAGCAAGACTGCGTCGACGACACCGACGCCCGCGATCTGGCGCTGTAG